AATCATCCTTCCATCGTGATATGGGGAGTGCGCGCGAACGAGTCGGCGAATGACGTCGAACTCTATGGACGCACGACCAGTGCGGCAAAGAGCCTCGACGATTCGCGGCCAGCTTCCGGCTCGATGACGCCTTCGTCGCGAAAAGACTGGAAAGAACGCTGGCACGAGGACGTATTCGCCTTCGACGACTACCATTCCGCTCCTGACGGCACTGTCGGCATTGAAGAGCCGGTAGAGGCAGTTCCCTATTTCCTTGCGGAAGCTGTGGGCCAATTCAACTATGAGCGTCGCAAGGGTTTTGACAATCGTTACCGCCGCGCCGGCGACGTGCACTTGCAGCAGCAGCAAGCCCTCTGGCACGCGCAAGCTCACGACAAAGCCGCGGCCAACCGTCGCTTCTGCGGAGTGATTGCGTGGTGTGCATTCGACTATGGAAGTCTTATGAATGCCTACCAGACGGTGAAGTGCCCCGGCGTTGCAGACGTGTTTCGCATTCCCAAACTGGGAGCTTCGTTTTATTTGTCTCAGGTCGATCCGAAGATCCGTTCCGTCATTCAACCGAGCTTCTACTGGGATTTTGGGCCGCAGACTCCGCATGGGCCAGGAAAGCGCGCGGCAATCTTTTCTAATTGTGATCGGCTGGAGCTTTCCATCGGCGGAAAACCGCACTCGACTCTGTATCCAGATCGGGAAGGCTTTCCCAATCTGAAATACCCGCCGTTTGTCGCCGATCTCGAGATCGACGGAGCTGGAAATCCTGAGCTGCGCATCGATGGCTTCGTAGCGGGACGGATGGTGCTCTCGCGCAAATTCTCCTCTGACCACTCGCAGGATGGCTTTCGGCTAAAGTCGGACGACCCTGAACTGGTTGGCGATGGCATCGATGCAACCAGGCTGGCTTTCGGAGTCGTCGATAAATATGGAGCGGAGCGGGCCTTTGCCGGCGGAAGCGTAAGGTTTGAGATTACTGGTCCCGGAGTCATTGTTGGTGATAACCCATTCTCCCTCGAAGCCAGCGGCGGAGTTGGAGCGGTCTGGATTCGAACCGTTCCGAACGCTCGCGGCGATATTCGAATAGAAGCGACGCATTCGACGTTAGGAGCTGCGCGCGCCCAGATCAGGGTTCAGAAGCAGTAGGTACGGAACTGCTTAGTGCAGCCACCAGAGGAACGCAAGCCCGACAATCGCTGTCCCGAAGGACATCCACGCGACGTAGTCTCCGGGATGCCCGCTATGTGCTCGTCTTAGCCATGAACTTCCCAATTCAAGACTGCGCGTGAAGTTCACTGCGCGACCGAGCTTATCCCGAAAGACAGTGCTCAGCGCTAGCAAGACCGCAAGCAGCAAAGCAATCACCGAATGAACAATGGACGATGAGAGATTCTCGGTTTCAGCGTTGTGCGCTGAAGTAATCTGCACGTTCTCGAGCACGCTCTGCGCGTACGCGTTCTGATTCGCGAACCCGTGCGCGGAGTCGATGGCTCTGCTTTGTATTTGCGGCAGAAACGTGAGGACGATACCAAGCAATATCAGCGCGGCGGCAGGCAAAAACATTGCCGCAGGGGTTCGTTCATGACTCTGTTCCGTTTCAGGCTTCTCTTCGATTTGAGAGGATTTGTCGCTTGGCGCCGGCTGACCCCATCCAAAAAAGATTCTGAAGGCCATTCGGAGGACCGCAGCGCTGGTGAGGACCTCAGCAAAAATAAAGATGTAGACGAGCCAGTGCAGATGCACTGCTTCAGCAGAATGGGAAACGAAATGTTCCCCCAGCAAGGTGGCAAATGGCGGCGCGCCTGCCAAGCCCCATGCTCCCAGGATGAACAGTGCGGCGGTGTACCACATGCCACGTCCACATCCATGAAGATGGTCTTCGCCGATCTTCTGAAAGCGATGCAGCACGATCCCTGCGCATAGGAACAGCCCACCTTTGATCACTCCATGGGAAAGCACATAGAGAACGAATCCCGCGAGTGCGCCAGGTGATAGCAAACCGACACCGACGAGCATGAGTCCGGAATGGGCAATCGTCGAAAACGCTAGCAGCCGTTTGAGGTGGTGTTCGGCATAACACATCACCGCACCGACAACTGCGGTGATCGAGGCCATGATTGTGAAAATCATGCGCAGCTCATGCGCGTGTCCTGCGAGGCTTCCCGCGAAGATCGTCCAGTAAATCCGAGCCACAGCGTAGATTCCAAGTTCCACCATCACTCCAGAGAAGAGCACGCACACAGGACTTGGCGCGACAGCATGCGCGTCGGCGAGCCAGAAATGAAAAGGAACGATGGCCGCTTTGGCGAGATACCCAACAACGATCAGCAGAAATGCGAGCAGCACAAGCGCATCGGCATGCGTGCCCAGCGATCGTCCGACCTGCGCAAAATTGAGCGCGCCGGTACGGGCATAAAGCATCCCGATGCCCATCACGATCATGAATGCGCCGACGGTATTTACGATGGCGAAATTGAATGCGCCTTGCAGCGGAGCCGGTTCGAGTGTCTTGAGTCCGCAGAGCGCGAAAGCGGAGACGCTCATTAGCTCGAAGAAGACAAACAGATTGAAAAGGTCGCCGGTATAGCTGAAGCCGCACATGGCGGCCATGAAGATCAACATCAGCGGTTGAAAATGATTTTCTGTATCTTCAAAGATCTTCCAGGAGAAGATCAGGCCGGCAAGCGTAAGCACCGCGACCAGTAGAGCCAGCGCCGCGCCGAATGTGTCCACCACGAAGCTGATGCCGAGAGCGACGCCTCCGCTGCGCGGCCACCAATTCCCAAACCAGTACACCTGTGGCTGCGACCAGGTGCCGTGCAAAATGATCGCAGTCATCCACAAGTTCGCTGCGGCGGTCGCAATGGCGAGAAGGTCACACGCGCGGCGTCCAATGCCTTTGCCGGCGAAGGCCAGAAACGCCGCTACGATCAGCGGAATTGCAATCGGCAGTGGGATCAGTGCTGTGGTCATCAGCCCATCAGGAATCGTAGTTCCTCAGGATCAACCGTTCCCGCCAGTTCATTGGCTTTGACGACCATTGAAAGCAGGAGCGCCATCACTGCGGCTTCAACCACAATGTCGGTGAGCATCAACGCTTGTACCAGCGGATCGACTACGCTCGTGCCGACGGGAATGTCCGCAAACACGGGAGCGGTGCCGCCCACTTTGTATCCAATCGCGAGCAGCAAAACGTAAGTTGAGGTCTGGAGAATTGCCACGCAGACGACCTGGTGCACAAGGTTCTTGCTCGTGACGATTCCATATAGTCCCCAAAGGAAGACCCATGCGGCAACTGCATACGGCAGGTAAGCCAGCATCATTTCTCCTTCCGCAGGCGTTCTTCGATGATTT
This Terriglobales bacterium DNA region includes the following protein-coding sequences:
- a CDS encoding cation:proton antiporter subunit C yields the protein MMLAYLPYAVAAWVFLWGLYGIVTSKNLVHQVVCVAILQTSTYVLLLAIGYKVGGTAPVFADIPVGTSVVDPLVQALMLTDIVVEAAVMALLLSMVVKANELAGTVDPEELRFLMG
- a CDS encoding proton-conducting transporter membrane subunit; translated protein: MTTALIPLPIAIPLIVAAFLAFAGKGIGRRACDLLAIATAAANLWMTAIILHGTWSQPQVYWFGNWWPRSGGVALGISFVVDTFGAALALLVAVLTLAGLIFSWKIFEDTENHFQPLMLIFMAAMCGFSYTGDLFNLFVFFELMSVSAFALCGLKTLEPAPLQGAFNFAIVNTVGAFMIVMGIGMLYARTGALNFAQVGRSLGTHADALVLLAFLLIVVGYLAKAAIVPFHFWLADAHAVAPSPVCVLFSGVMVELGIYAVARIYWTIFAGSLAGHAHELRMIFTIMASITAVVGAVMCYAEHHLKRLLAFSTIAHSGLMLVGVGLLSPGALAGFVLYVLSHGVIKGGLFLCAGIVLHRFQKIGEDHLHGCGRGMWYTAALFILGAWGLAGAPPFATLLGEHFVSHSAEAVHLHWLVYIFIFAEVLTSAAVLRMAFRIFFGWGQPAPSDKSSQIEEKPETEQSHERTPAAMFLPAAALILLGIVLTFLPQIQSRAIDSAHGFANQNAYAQSVLENVQITSAHNAETENLSSSIVHSVIALLLAVLLALSTVFRDKLGRAVNFTRSLELGSSWLRRAHSGHPGDYVAWMSFGTAIVGLAFLWWLH
- a CDS encoding glycoside hydrolase family 2 TIM barrel-domain containing protein codes for the protein MRGNSSAKQLDDSASIISLPHCVSALSWQNWDPAQWEDLWIYRKRFQLPAELSGLRVFLHFDRVMTGAEPSINHHKLPPHLGGYLPFQYEITDFLAPTDNVLDVVVDSRWSNVPPEGSPGGPSTIDYLEPGGIHGSVRLNAVPAIFIRDVFARPVHVLDETRAIDVTCSIDAAALASAELQIELRNSAGQVLSRTRKQVSIEKVGQTEVKLVLSRIGNISLWDIDSPQLYDVVCTLWIDGKPAHDYRVRIGFRDARFELDGFFLNGRRLQLFGLNRHELFPYVGAAMPARVMRRDAEILRKDFNCNIVRCSHYPQSEAFLDRCDELGLMVWEEVPGWQYIGDDTWKDLLVRDTKDMIVRDRNHPSIVIWGVRANESANDVELYGRTTSAAKSLDDSRPASGSMTPSSRKDWKERWHEDVFAFDDYHSAPDGTVGIEEPVEAVPYFLAEAVGQFNYERRKGFDNRYRRAGDVHLQQQQALWHAQAHDKAAANRRFCGVIAWCAFDYGSLMNAYQTVKCPGVADVFRIPKLGASFYLSQVDPKIRSVIQPSFYWDFGPQTPHGPGKRAAIFSNCDRLELSIGGKPHSTLYPDREGFPNLKYPPFVADLEIDGAGNPELRIDGFVAGRMVLSRKFSSDHSQDGFRLKSDDPELVGDGIDATRLAFGVVDKYGAERAFAGGSVRFEITGPGVIVGDNPFSLEASGGVGAVWIRTVPNARGDIRIEATHSTLGAARAQIRVQKQ